Proteins found in one Quercus robur chromosome 2, dhQueRobu3.1, whole genome shotgun sequence genomic segment:
- the LOC126696511 gene encoding sec-independent protein translocase protein TATA, chloroplastic-like codes for MISERVVRNKEVDSKGVDSAPGNDYLINEYIVVLCGATTRTRVERARKGLTCNAWFGLGVPELVVIAGDAALVFGPKKLPEVGKSIGKTVKSFQQDAPLIEQSPTLPKSSTKKVISFILEFLDFFVYRELRKNNRIFCKC; via the exons ATGATATCT GAAAGGGTGGTGAGGAATAAGGAGGTGGACTCAAAGGGTGTCGATTCTGCTCCAG GGAATGATTATTTGATCAATGAATACATTGTGGTACTGTGTGGAGCTACAACCAGGACCAGAGTTGAGAGAGCAAGAAAGGGTCTGACTTGTAATGCTTGGTTCGGTCTTGGAGTGCCTGAGCTGGTTGTTATTGCTGGAGATGCAGCTCTGGTTTTTGGGCCCAAGAAGTTGCCTGAAGTAGGAAAGAGTATTGGCAAGACTGTCAAGAGCTTCCAACAG GATGCTCCTCTAATCGAACAATCTCCAACTCTTCCCAAATCATCAACCAAGAAGGTTATAAGTTTTATCTTGGAGTTCTTGGACTTTTTTGTGTACAGAGAACTACGGAAGAACAATCGCATTTTTTGCAAGTGTTGA
- the LOC126712996 gene encoding EG45-like domain containing protein, protein MAKLQLFFQSLFVILAAFFCLSHADVGTAAQYKAPYLPTACYGNDSSQLPSSNLFASVNEDIWYFGAACARQYLVRCISAAQPGTCKPGQTVQVKIVDRALSSVSRPSQNDATLVLSTTAFEMIANPSASFINIEFQQ, encoded by the exons ATGGCGAAGCTTCAACTTTTCTTTCAAAGCCTATTTGTGATTCTGGCAGCGTTTTTTTGTCTCTCTCATGCTGATGTTGGCACAGCTGCCCAATATAAAGCCCCATATTTAC CCACAGCCTGTTATGGAAATGATTCTTCACAGTTACCTTCGAGCAACCTGTTCGCATCGGTCAACGAGGATATATGGTACTTTGGTGCCGCCTGTGCGAGACAGTATTTGGTGCGGTGCATAAGCGCGGCTCAGCCTGGAACTTGCAAACCCGGCCAGACAGTTCAAGTAAAGATTGTTGATCGTGCACTTTCTTCAGTTTCTAGGCCTTCCCAGAATGATGCTACCTTGGTTCTTTCTACAACTGCATTTGAGATGATAGCCAACCCTTCGGCTTCATTCATTAACATAGAATTCCAACAGTGA
- the LOC126696523 gene encoding putative EG45-like domain containing protein 1 translates to MVKLQLFFQSLIVILAVLFHLSHADVGTAAHYRTPYLPTACYGNDASQFPSSNLFASAGEGIWDNGAACGRQYLVRCISAAHPRTCIPGQTIQIKIVDRALSSVSRPSRAGTTIVLSKTAFGMIAKPTASAINIEFSQ, encoded by the exons ATGGTCAAGCTTCAACTTTTCTTTCAAAGCTTGATTGTAATTCTAGCTGTGCTTTTCCATCTCTCTCATGCTGATGTTGGCACAGCTGCCCATTATAGAACCCCATATTTAC CCACAGCCTGCTATGGAAACGATGCATCACAGTTCCCCTCGAGCAACCTGTTCGCATCGGCCGGCGAGGGGATATGGGACAATGGTGCCGCCTGTGGGAGGCAGTATTTGGTGCGGTGCATAAGCGCAGCTCACCCTAGAACTTGCATTCCAGGCCAAACAATTCAAATAAAGATCGTTGATCGTGCACTCAGTTCAGTTTCTAGGCCTTCCCGGGCTGGTACTACCATTGTTCTTTCTAAAACTGCATTTGGGATGATTGCCAAACCTACCGCGTCTGCCATTAACATAGAATTCTCGCAGTGA